In the genome of Ferrovibrio terrae, the window AGGGCTTTGTGCGCGACCGGTTTGGGGTGGCGGCCAGCGTGAAGCGCCATATCGCCCTGATCGGACTGCGCGGTGCCGGCAAGACCACGCTGGGCCAACTGCTGGCGCAGGCTTTCGGGCTCCAGTTTGTCGAAATGGCCAAGGAAATCGAGGTCGAAGCAGGTCTGTCGCTGAACGAGATTTTCGATCTCTATGGCCAGGCCGCCTATCGCCGCTTTGAGCGTCGCGCGCTGGAACGCATCACCGCCGATCCCGCTCCCAAAGTGATCGCCACCGGCGGCAGCCTGCCATCGGAGCCGACGACCTATGCGCATCTGCTGACGCATTGTTTCACCATCTGGCTGAAGGCCTCACCCGAGGAGCATATGGGGCGCGTCGTGGCCCAGGGTGACATGCGACCAATTACCGGCCAGTCCGAAGCCATGGCCGACCTGAAACGGATTCTGACCCAGCGCGAGGCGCTCTATACCCGCGCCGACATGGCCTTCGACACAGCAGGCAAGGCCGTGACCCAGGCCGCAGCCGATCTGGCCACGGCGCTGCGCGCCCATCCGGCCTGGCTGGCCCGGGACGCAGCCGAATAAGGCAATAGCTGCAAGATAGTTCTTGCATCGACCCGAAACTGCACTATAGTGCATTATCCGTTTCAGGGAGGATTGCCTCAATGGCCGAACAGATCAACGGCACCCAGCATGCCCAGGAAAAGCTTGCCTTGGTCGATTTCCGCACCGAGCCGAGCCAGTACAAGCACTGGAAGCTGACTTTCGATGGCCCCGTCGCCACGCTGGCGATGGATGTGCGCGAAGATGGCGGCCTGCGTCCCGGCTACGAACTGAAGCTCAATTCCTACGATCTCGGCGTCGATATCGAACTGCATGATGCCGTGCAGCGCCTGCGCTTCGAACATCCCGAAGTGCGCTCCGTCATCCTCACCTCGGGCAAGGAACGCATCTTCTGCGCCGGCGCCAATATCCGCATGCTCAACCAGTCGGCCCATGGCTGGAAGGTCAACTTCTGCAAATTCACCAACGAGACCCGCAACGGCATCGAAGATGCCACCAACGAGTCGAGGCAGACCTATATCGCGGCCGTGAACGGCCCCTGCGCCGGCGGCGGCTATGAACTGGCGCTTGCCGCCGATTACATCCTGATGGCCGATGACGGCAACACCAGCGTGTCGCTCCCGGAAGTGCCGCTGCTGGCCGTCCTGCCGGGCACCGGCGGCCTGACCCGCCTGGTCGACAAGCGCATGGTGCGCCGCGACCGCGCCGACTTCTTCTGCACCATCGAGGAAGGCATCAAGGGCAAGCGCGCTGTTGACTGGCGTCTGGTCGACGAGATCGTGCCGCGCACCAAGCTGAATGATACGGTGCGTGAGACCGCGCAGAAGTTCGCCGCCAAGTCGGACCGCCCGACGGACGCCAAGGGCATTAGCTTCAGCAAGCTGGACCGCAAGATCGACGGCGACAAGATCAGCTACAGCCATGTCGAGGCCAAGCTCGATCGCACCAAGGGCATCGCCGAGATCACCGTGCATGGCCCCAAGGCCGCGCCGCCGGCATCTGCCGAGGCGATCCAGGCGCAGGGCGACCAGTTCTGGTCGCTGGCGCTGGCGCGTGAGCTGGACGACCTGATCCTGCATCTGCGCACCAACGAAGAAACCACTGGCATGTGGGTATTCCGTACCGAGGGCGATGCCGACCTGGTTGCCGCATACGATGCCGCCCTGGAACAGCACAAGGCTCATTGGCTGGTGCGCGAAATCCGTCTGTTCCTCAAGCGTGTGCTCAAGCGCATCGACGTCTCGTCGCGCTCGACCTTCGCCCTGATCGAGCCGGGCTCCTGCTTCACCGGCACGCTGCTCGAACTGGTCGTGGCATCTGACCGCTCCTACATGCTGGACGGCCAGATGGAAGGCGACAATCGCCCGCCCGCCACTGTGCGCATGACGCCGATGAATTTCGGCGCCTATCCGATGGGCAACGGCCTGAGCCGCATCGCCAGCCGGAATCTCGACGATCCGTCCCGCACGGATGAAATGAAGAAGCTGATCGGCAACGATCTGGATGCCGAAGCCGCCGACGAAGCTGGCCTCGTCACCTTCACGCCCGACGACATCGACTGGGAAGACGAGGTGCGCATCGCCATCGAGGAACGCGCCGCCTTCTCGCCCGATGCCCTCACCGGCATGGAAGCCTCGCTCCGTTTCGGCGGCCCCGAGACGATGGAGACCAAGATATTCGGCCGTCTGACCGCGTGGCAGAACTGGATTTTCCAGCGTCCCAACGCCGTCGGCGACCAGGGTGCGCTCAAGCTTTACGGCACCGGCCAGCGCGCCGGCTTCGACCGCAAGCGCGTGTAAGACAGGGAGAACGACGATGGCTATCGACTACAATTCGCTCATCCCCAATAACGTCAACCTCTCCGACAACCGCCGCCTGCAGCGCGCGCTGGAAGACTGGCAGCCGAAATTCCTCGACTGGTGGGGCGATATGGGCCCGGCCGGTTTCCAGGCGCGCGAGGCCTATCTGCGCACCGCGATCAGCGTCGACAGCCAGGGCTGGGCGCATTTCGACTATGTGAAGATGCCCGACTATCGCTGGGGTATTTTCCTTGCCGAGCCGGAAGCCGAGCGCAAGGTGAATTTCGGCGACCACAAGGGTGAGGCCGCCTGGCAGGAAGTTCCCGGTGAATATCGCGGCGTGCTGCGCCGCCTCATCGTTACCCAGGGCGACACCGAGCCGGCCTCAGTCGAACAGCAGCGTCTGCTCGGCCAGACCTGCCCGTCGCTGTATGACATGCGCAACCTCTTCCAGGTCAACGTGGAGGAAGGCCGCCATCTCTGGGCCATGGTCTACCTGCTCGACGCTTACTTTGGCCGCGACGGCCGCGAGGAAGCCGAGGCGCTGCTGCAGCGCCGCTCGGGCGACGACGACAAGCCGCGCATCCTCGGCGCCTTCAACGAGGCGACGCCGGACTGGCTCAGCTTCTTCATGTTCACCTTCTTCACCGATCGTGACGGCAAGTTCCAGCTGGCATCTCTCGCCGAGAGCGGCTTCGATCCGCTGTCGCGCACCTGCCGCTTCATGCTGACCGAAGAAGCGCATCATATGTTCGTGGGCGAAACCGGCATCAGCCGCGTGATCCAGCGCACCTGCGAAATCATGCGTGACTTCAAGACCGACGACGTGCGCAAGCATGGCGCCGTCGATCTGCCCACGCTGCAGAAGTATCTCAACTTCCACTTCTCGGTGTCGGTCGATCTGTTCGGTTCGGAAATCTCGACCAACGCGGCGAACTACTACACCATGGGCATCAAAGGCCGCTTCGACGAGACCCGCATCGGCGACGACCACAAGCTGACCGATGCGTCCTACAAGGTGCTGGAAGTGCACGGCGACGGCTTCCGTGAGGTCGAGGCTTCCGCCCTCACCGCCCTGAACGAGCGCCTGCGCGACGACTATGTGGCCGACTGCGCCCGCGGCGTGATGCGCTGGAACCAGATCATCAAGCGCCATGGCATCGACTTCGAGCTCAAGCTGCCGCACCGGGCCTTCAACCGCCAGATCGGCCAGTTCGCCGAACTGAAGGTCAGCCCGGACGGCAAGATCGTCAGCCAGGCCGAGTGGGATGCCAAACATCACGCCTGGCTGCCGACCGAGGACGACCGCCTCTATGTGATCAGCCTGATGAAGCCGGTGACCGAGATCGGCAAATATGCCGGCTGGATCGCTCCGCCGGCCCGCGGCATCAACAACCAGCCGACCGACTTCGAATACGTCCGTCCGTAAGGCGGCCCAGTTCCCTCCCAGACCACCATCTCCTTCCCAGACCAGTTGGGCGTCCGAATCCCCTTCGGACGCCCTTTTTTTTAGCATGCCGGCTCCGTATCATCCGGCCATGACCGATTCAGCCCAGTTCAGCCCCGACCGCCCGTTTTCCTGCCCCCGCATCGTGCAATGGGGCGAATGCGACCCTGCCGGCATGGTCTACACCACGCAGTTCCTGGACTATGTGATGGAAACGCTGGAGGCCTTCTGGCGCGACGTGATCGGCTTCAGCTTCCTGCGTCTGCACAAGGAGCTCGGCTACGGCTCACCGACCGTGAGCACCAAGCTGGATTTCCAGCGCGCCCTGAAAGGCGGCGAGCCCTTCACGGTCGAGCTGCGCGTCGAGAAGCTGAGCCGTTCGACCATCACCTACGATTTCAAGGGGCGCAATGCCGCCGGCGAGGTCTGCTTCACGGCGGCGCATATCTCCTGCATCGTGGATGAGAAGATTCTCAAGTCGGTGGAAATCCCGGAGCGTATCCGCACCCCCATCGAAACCTATCGCCAGGCAACGACAGCCTAGTCACGGAACCAGCAGCATGACCGAGAGCCACGGCTATACCAAATTCTTCCCTGTCTCCTGGGAGGAGCTGCATCGTCACTGCAAGGCGCTGGCCTGGCGTCTGCTCGACAACGGCACGCATTACAAGGGCGTGGTGGCGATCACCCGCGGCGGCATGGTGCCGGCTGCCATCGTGGCGCGCGAACTGAATGTGCGTGTGATCGAGACGATCTCCTGCTCGACCTATAACGAGCTGGAACGGGGCACCAAGGTGAACGTGCTGAAAGACGCCACCGCCGCCATGCCAGACCAGGGCGAAGGCTGGCTGATCATCGATGATCTGGTTGATACCGGCATCACGGCGAAGGCCGTGCGCCAGCTGCTGCCCAAGGCGCATTTCGCCACCATCTACGCCAAGCCCTCGGGCCGGCCAATGGTCGACAGCTACATCACCGAAGTGAGCCAGGATACCTGGATCCTGTTCCCCTGGGACATGGAAGCGGTGATGTCGAAGCCGATCGTGGAACTGCGCAGGCAGTCGTAAATAAGCCCAGTGGATAGACTCGATTCCCGCTTACGCGGGAATGACGAGTAAAATTGCTCTTACTCTTTCTTCGCTGTCGTCATCGCCCAGGCGACCGTGTCGCGCAGTATCTTGCCCAGCGCGTCGTCGAAGGCTTCCACCACATTCAGAATGCCAGCCGATTTCGCCACCGCACGCCGCTCGAAGGTCGCGGAGGCCACGATCTGCTGGCGCGGCTGCGCGATCAGCTTGACCTGCAGCACGATGATGACTTCCGGCGCGGCCTGGCCCTCCTTGAGCACGGCCTGGAATTCGCGCAGGTCGCTTTTCAGGTTGAAATCCGAGCGCAGACCGACCGACTGGCGGCCGACCGCGACGATCCTGCCGGTATTTTCAAAGCTTTCCACCAGCAGGGTCTGCACCATGCGCGGTGCGCGCTCGGCCCAGCGCGCCTCGGCGTAATACTTCACTTCGTAGGGGTTGGTGTAGATCGCGATCTTGTGGCTGTCGAGACCGCCGGCGGCGTAAGGCTCCTCCACCACCAGCTGCCAGTCGACGCGCGGCAGGCTGTCCGGGAAGGTCGTCTTGGGCGACAGATTGTAGATGTTCGACGGCGGCGCCTGCGGAATCAGGCCGCCACAGGCCGTGAGCGGCAAGGCGGCTGCCGCCAGCAGCAGGCCGCGTCTGGTGGTGTTGCTCATCGACGTCCACTCCCCCCTTCGTTGCGGTATTCGGCATCACGGTTGCCGAACAGCACGGCGCTCGGATTATCCTCCAGCCGCTGCGCCACGCGCGCCAGGCTGCTGACCAGAATACGGGTTTCCGCCATCAGGCGGCGAAACTCACCGAAGCCATCGGTCGTCATGGCATTCAGCGGTACGCGGTTTTCATCAATCACCACATTGAGTGCGGTCAGCAGCTCGTTGAGCTGCGCCATCGCCTTGCGTGCATCCTGCGCCGCAGCCGCGCCATCGACCTGCAGCAGCTGGTTGGCGTTGCGCAAAGTGCCCTCGGCCTGGTCCATCACGCGATCCAGCTTGGCGGCGATCTGCTCGGCCGCTGCGGCCGCCTTGGCGATGTCGGTGCTGGTCTTGGCGAAACTGTCAACCGCGCCGGCAATCGCATCCTGACGCTGCACCAGGGTCTGCGACAGCGAACGCAGATCGGCGATGAAGCCGCCAAGATTCTGCAGGTTCTCGTCGCTCAGTACCTGCGCCGCGCGGGTGACCAGATCGGGCGCGGCCTCGAACAACGCCTCGATGGCCGAGGTGCGCGAACGAATGGTGGGGTATTTCGACATGTCGCGGCCGGCCACCACTGGCAGGATCGCGGCCTCGCGGCTGCCCGGCGTGATCTGCACGAAGGACACGCCGGTGATGCCCTGC includes:
- a CDS encoding acyl-CoA thioesterase, giving the protein MTDSAQFSPDRPFSCPRIVQWGECDPAGMVYTTQFLDYVMETLEAFWRDVIGFSFLRLHKELGYGSPTVSTKLDFQRALKGGEPFTVELRVEKLSRSTITYDFKGRNAAGEVCFTAAHISCIVDEKILKSVEIPERIRTPIETYRQATTA
- the boxC gene encoding 2,3-epoxybenzoyl-CoA dihydrolase, with the translated sequence MAEQINGTQHAQEKLALVDFRTEPSQYKHWKLTFDGPVATLAMDVREDGGLRPGYELKLNSYDLGVDIELHDAVQRLRFEHPEVRSVILTSGKERIFCAGANIRMLNQSAHGWKVNFCKFTNETRNGIEDATNESRQTYIAAVNGPCAGGGYELALAADYILMADDGNTSVSLPEVPLLAVLPGTGGLTRLVDKRMVRRDRADFFCTIEEGIKGKRAVDWRLVDEIVPRTKLNDTVRETAQKFAAKSDRPTDAKGISFSKLDRKIDGDKISYSHVEAKLDRTKGIAEITVHGPKAAPPASAEAIQAQGDQFWSLALARELDDLILHLRTNEETTGMWVFRTEGDADLVAAYDAALEQHKAHWLVREIRLFLKRVLKRIDVSSRSTFALIEPGSCFTGTLLELVVASDRSYMLDGQMEGDNRPPATVRMTPMNFGAYPMGNGLSRIASRNLDDPSRTDEMKKLIGNDLDAEAADEAGLVTFTPDDIDWEDEVRIAIEERAAFSPDALTGMEASLRFGGPETMETKIFGRLTAWQNWIFQRPNAVGDQGALKLYGTGQRAGFDRKRV
- the boxB gene encoding benzoyl-CoA 2,3-epoxidase subunit BoxB, with amino-acid sequence MAIDYNSLIPNNVNLSDNRRLQRALEDWQPKFLDWWGDMGPAGFQAREAYLRTAISVDSQGWAHFDYVKMPDYRWGIFLAEPEAERKVNFGDHKGEAAWQEVPGEYRGVLRRLIVTQGDTEPASVEQQRLLGQTCPSLYDMRNLFQVNVEEGRHLWAMVYLLDAYFGRDGREEAEALLQRRSGDDDKPRILGAFNEATPDWLSFFMFTFFTDRDGKFQLASLAESGFDPLSRTCRFMLTEEAHHMFVGETGISRVIQRTCEIMRDFKTDDVRKHGAVDLPTLQKYLNFHFSVSVDLFGSEISTNAANYYTMGIKGRFDETRIGDDHKLTDASYKVLEVHGDGFREVEASALTALNERLRDDYVADCARGVMRWNQIIKRHGIDFELKLPHRAFNRQIGQFAELKVSPDGKIVSQAEWDAKHHAWLPTEDDRLYVISLMKPVTEIGKYAGWIAPPARGINNQPTDFEYVRP
- a CDS encoding helix-turn-helix transcriptional regulator, coding for MSETRDKTTPEDTAFLQTVGERVRNARARRGMSRKILAKDSGVSERYLAQLEGGAGNISILLLRQIARAMDLPITDFLGDRAPLGVDQALLLRQIEDLSPEQLQELQGFVRDRFGVAASVKRHIALIGLRGAGKTTLGQLLAQAFGLQFVEMAKEIEVEAGLSLNEIFDLYGQAAYRRFERRALERITADPAPKVIATGGSLPSEPTTYAHLLTHCFTIWLKASPEEHMGRVVAQGDMRPITGQSEAMADLKRILTQREALYTRADMAFDTAGKAVTQAAADLATALRAHPAWLARDAAE
- a CDS encoding ABC-type transport auxiliary lipoprotein family protein, with the protein product MSNTTRRGLLLAAAALPLTACGGLIPQAPPSNIYNLSPKTTFPDSLPRVDWQLVVEEPYAAGGLDSHKIAIYTNPYEVKYYAEARWAERAPRMVQTLLVESFENTGRIVAVGRQSVGLRSDFNLKSDLREFQAVLKEGQAAPEVIIVLQVKLIAQPRQQIVASATFERRAVAKSAGILNVVEAFDDALGKILRDTVAWAMTTAKKE
- a CDS encoding MlaD family protein, producing METRAHHLLIGSFMLAFLVLIVAFVLWLGKTEVDREVARYNIYFSGSVAGLGVGGDVRFNGIKVGSVSQILIDRQDTSRVRVIAEVAGDTPIREDSEATLQLQGITGVSFVQITPGSREAAILPVVAGRDMSKYPTIRSRTSAIEALFEAAPDLVTRAAQVLSDENLQNLGGFIADLRSLSQTLVQRQDAIAGAVDSFAKTSTDIAKAAAAAEQIAAKLDRVMDQAEGTLRNANQLLQVDGAAAAQDARKAMAQLNELLTALNVVIDENRVPLNAMTTDGFGEFRRLMAETRILVSSLARVAQRLEDNPSAVLFGNRDAEYRNEGGSGRR
- the gpt gene encoding xanthine phosphoribosyltransferase; translated protein: MTESHGYTKFFPVSWEELHRHCKALAWRLLDNGTHYKGVVAITRGGMVPAAIVARELNVRVIETISCSTYNELERGTKVNVLKDATAAMPDQGEGWLIIDDLVDTGITAKAVRQLLPKAHFATIYAKPSGRPMVDSYITEVSQDTWILFPWDMEAVMSKPIVELRRQS